TTGAAAAAGCCTTCTCCGAAGTTTGTGCAACTTACGACGAAAAAAAACAACACGCTTAATGCTTTTTCTGTACAACAAAATAGACAGACCCGCCCCGCCTATCTTCAATTAATTAAATAATATATTACATAAAAGTAAAAATAAAGTGGTTCGTCAATCAGTCTTGCTAAAAATGACTTTAAATCCTTGTTCTGCCTAGCTTTATCCACATTTTATAAAAGTTCGTCAATAGGTTCGTCAATTGACTTATCGTGTGCGCATGTAGTGTACACGTTTTTTTATTTTAAAAGCCTTTGAAAGCAATTCCGAAGGGCATTTGAAGGTTTTGAAAACGACAACTTTTAAAAAGCCGAAATTATCCCCAAATGTTTTTCAAACGACTTTTTCCAAAACTAACTTGCTGAACTTATCCACACGAAAAAATCCCCATCAAGCTAGATAAAACATGATGTCTCGGGTTATCCCGTTTAATCCCTGTTTTTCCTAAACTAAATGGGGTGTTATATGTAGCTCCTGAGGCACCTGTTGCACCTGAGGCACCTGTTGCTCCTGTTGCTCCTGTTGCTCCTGTTGCTCCTGTTGCACCGGTGGCTCCTGTAGCTCCTGAGGCACCTGTTGCACCTGAGGCACCTGTAGCACCTGAGGCTCCTGTAGCTCCTGTTGCACCTGTAGCTCCTGAGGCTCCTGTTGCACCTGTAGCTCCTGTTGCACCTGTAGCTCCTGAGGCACCTGTTGCTCCTGTTGCTCCTGTTGCACCGGTGGCTCCTGTTGCTCCTGTTGCTCCTACACCTGTAGCACCTGTTGCGCCTGTAGCTCCGGTAGCACCTGTTGCGCCTGTAGCTCCGGTAGCACCTGTTGCTCCTGTCGCACCTATACCTGTAGCGCCTGTAGCTCCGGTAGCACCTGTTGCGCCTGTAGCTCCGGTAGCACCTGTTGCGCCTGTAGCTCCGGTAGCACCTGTTGCGCCTGTAGCTCCGGTAGCACCTGTTGCGCCTGTAGCTCCGGTAGCACCTGTTGCTCCTGTACCCGTTGCACCTGTTGCACCTGTTGCCCCTGTTGCGCCTGTCGGTCCAGTGGGGCAAATTGTACAAATCGAGTTTATAACAATAGTATCAACTGAATTACTTACTGTCGTAATATTTCTAATATTTCCTTCTACATCTCTAAACTTATACTGGAGTGCTCCCGTATTTTCAATACTTGTTCCATTTTCGACATTATCATTGATTGTCGCCCGAAACTTAATTGTAACTGATTTATTCGCCTCAACATCGGCAATTTTAACTCCAGATCCAATTATTCTTTCATCGGCCTGCAAATTATTAACGATCAGAGAATTTTTTTCAATTGTAAGATAGCTTGGAAGTTGATCTTTAAATTCTACGTTTGTCAAAACTTGATTACTTGTGTTTTTAAAAGTAATTGTATATGTTAATACATCTCCTGGTTCGGCAACTACTTTGCTTACCTTTTTATCAATACTTATAACCGGGGTCCCTTCTAATTCATAAAGTCTTATATCATCAATTAAATAATCATTCCCATTCGCTGGTCCACCTTCACTAATAAAGCTTACTGTTAAGGATTTATGATCACCACTATTAAACATTGCTCCCACCTGCTTCCATGTTGGAATTTTCGTTGTACCTAAATCGTTATTTAATAACTGATCGAACAATGCAGTTGCTCCCTCTACCAATACACGTAATTGTGGTAACACCTGCCCCTGCCTTGAATCAACATTCATCACCCATGTTGAAAATACATAATCGGTATTTGGCCTAACATTAACATTTGCGGTAAATATATATTGCTTTGGATAACTTCCATTGACAATCATCATTCGCCCATTTTCATCCCCAGTAGTATGGTCAGCAACATTAAACCAGGTACGAAAATTTGTATTTGTTATTATATTAGCAATTGAATATTGCCCATCTGTCGGATACCCAGTTTGATAACGAACATAACTAAAGTTTGTTTGAAAATCATTATATGGAGGATTTAAAGTTGGTTGACTAGTTTGCACCGCTGTCCCATTTGCTAATGCCCCAAAGGATCCATTACTACCCGCTTTAATTAAATTATCACCAATTGTTACATAATGATTTAAATCTAATTCAATATCCTGCGCAGGTGCATCGACAAATTGAATGTTTGTAACATTACTAAAAGCAACCGATACATAAACAGTATTTGGAGATAGAGAATTTACCCGATTCGCTTCACTTGGCGGCGATGTTATAGTTGCTATTGCAGGATCAGCTGGCGTAACTATAATCTTCTGCGCATTGCCCCAATCTCCACTGGTAGATATCGTTCCCATATAACTAGCAGCTTCTACCACACGGTACTTTCCTTGTGGTACAGAAGTAAATTTGAATTTTCCCGAACTATCTGTTTTTACAACGATTCCCTTCCCCTCAAACGTACCGATGACAGTTTTAGTCCCCTCAACTTGCAATGCAACAGGTATATTTTTTATTGGCTGATTTCCCGATAATTGACTGGGCTGACTATTGATGTTAAACACAATACTCCCTGATATATCCATATGCCCTCCTAAAAAATTATTTAATTTACTAAGATTTCTTTAATGAAATTTAGAAATTTAGAAATAATCAATAGTATATTTCTATGTGCTTCTTTACATAATACAAGAACTCAAAATCATAGCATAATACAATATATGAATTGCAATAAAATTATGGAACGCTATAATATCGTCTTCTTACAAGTAAAGCGTTTTCAATTACTTATATAACCGCTTTATTTACTTTACATAATTTATATAAATCTACATAAAAACAGCCCTCACGCTAATTCCGTGAAGGCTGTCTTTATGTGTAACTTTTTAATCATTAAAACTCTATTTTCTTTTTATAATATCACCGTATTTATTAATATAAAAATTCTATTTAATGAATTTTCGTTATATCTAAACGCTTTACTCTTGTTACTATTTCTTCGAATCTATTTACCCTGCCTTTTATTTCATCAGGTTCTACATTAAGCTCACGAGCAAGAATTTTTCTTACTCTCGGACCACAAAATGCTCCTTGACATGGCCCAAAACCAGCTCTAGTTCGCCGTGCCACACCATCTAAGGTATTTACTGGTAACCCTCGATGAAGCGCATCCATAATTTCCGCTTCCGTTACAGATTCACACCGACATATGATATGCAGATTAGGATCTTTGGAATCTATACTTCCTTTAAAATCAGCAGTTTTTTTCTTTATAATTGGGGCCCGATAGGAACGAAACTCTGTTTTTGGTAGCAAGTTTAATCCACTTACTTTTAAAATTTCTACTACTTTTAATGCGATAGCTGGTGATGAAGTTAATCCTGGAGAATCTATTCCAATAAGATTAATAAATCTTTTTACCCTGCTCTCCTCAATTACCCAATCCTTTTTATTCGATTTAGGTCTATTCCCCGCAAATGATTTTAATGCCCTTTTTAAAGATATCTCAGGTACCGATTTTTTCGCTAATTCAGCAATATGAATTAAAGCATCCTCATCTGTACTTAAATCTTCTTTGTCGTTAATTTCTTCAGCATTTGGTCCAATTAAAAGATTTCCATGATACGTAGATGTCACTAAAATTCCCTTTCCTAATTTGGTTGGGACTTGGAATATGACCGCATTCGCTAAATTATTCTGTGTTTTATCTAAAATAATATACTGTCCTCTTGAAGCATGAATGTCGTATTCATCTATTCCAGCCATTTTAGCAATAGCATCACTATAAATTCCCGCTGAATTAATTACATACTGGCTTTTTATTATTTCCTTTTGGTTTATTTCAACTTCAAAATATTCTTCTTTTTGTACTATCTTCGTTACTTCACTATTTAATTTTATCTCTACGCCATTAGCAATAGCATTTTCAGCCAAGGCAATAACAAATTCATAAGGCGATGTTACACCCGCATTTTCACAGTATAATGCTTTTGTTACCGTTTCACTTAAATGAGGTTCCATTTGCCTTGCCTTGTCTCCATCTATAATCTCTAGCCCTTCGACTCCATTTTTTATCCCTTTATGATATATCTCATCTAATTTTTCATTTTCTTCCTCATTAAATGCCAAAACAAAAGAACCCGTTTTTCGATAACCGAAGTTTAGTTCTTTTTCCATTTGTTCATACATTCGATTGCCCTTTACACATAGCTCGGCTTTTATCGTTCCAGGTTCATCTGAATATCCACCATGTACAATTCCACTATTTGCTTTAGAACAACCACAGCCAACATCTCCCAATTTTTCAATTACACATACTTTTAGTTCATACTTTGCCAATTCACGTGCAATATTTGTTCCAACTACACCTGCACCAATAACACAAATATCATACATCTAAAAACCTCCCTATATTTTTATATTTTGATGAAGTAATCCTGAATTCCGTGGAATTTCAACTCTATATGAATCTTATTCATATCTATCCGGAGCTTAGCGTTTCTAAATTCCCTTTTATAGAAGATAGTAATTCTATCAACAGAGAAATAAAATCTTTGCTTTTGTCAGAATTGCTATTACGTTAGATAAGTGGGGCAATCATTAGCTAAACGCGAAATATAAAATATTCATTTTATATTTTGTCCAAGATAAACATTAATTTGCAATTGATATCCACGATATTCTGTTATTTTCCCTTACATAATAATCAACTTCTCTTTATCTTAGATTATCATAATATTTAACATTTTTAAAGGCAAAATATTTTCACCTAATTTTCATACTTCCTTTTTTTATTTAGCGACAAAGAAAGAAATTTATATAATAATCATTCTAAATCTTTATTGAAAATATATTATTGAGGGATTACGCTTATCTAGCGCCATTGATAGTGCAATTTATGTCCATACAAACCAAATTTAAAAGCAATAAAAGATTATTTTTTATCCGTACAAATCATCCTTTTTGCAATTGTTATATTTCATCAAAGAATTCTTTTATTGAAAGACTCATATTTTTACTTAAGTTAACAAAATACAAGGTTTGACAGAAAAATTTCTCTGTTATATATTTAAAGCGTAAATAGTAAGTATGATTAAATGAAGAAAGAAGGCATTAAAATGAAGTGTTTTCAGGAATCGGTTATTCACCGTCGTACAAACTATGCATTAGGAAAATCAATTCCAGTATTGCCATCGCAAATTATTGCTGTAGTAGAGCGTATGACCCGAGAGGTTCCATCAGCTTTCAATATGCAATCGGCACGTGTGATAGTGGCTATGGGAAAACATCACAAAAAAATTTGGCAGATAACAAAGGAAACATTGAAGAAAATTGTTTCTCCAGAAAGTTTCTCAGCAACAGAAACTAAGATCGATGGTTTTTCGTCTGCCTATGGCACGGTGCTTTTCTTTGAAGAAATGAACATCATAAAAGATATGCAGGAAAAGTTTGCAGCTTATGCGGATAATTTTCCGGTTTGGGCACAACAAGCGAATGGAATGCTGCAATTTTCCATTTGGACAGCTCTTGACGATATCGGAATTGGCGTAAATCTTCAACATTACAATCCATTAATTGATGCTGAGATTAAAGAATATTTTACTGTACCGGATAGTTGGAAACTCATTGCACAGATGCCTTTTGGAGAAATAAAACAGCCTCCAATGCCAATAGAAAAAATCTCTATAAGTGAACGGGTAAAAGTATTTAGTTAATATTTCAACAAGCCATTATTTAAACATTTTTATTATAACCATTAAAAAGAGTTGCAAAAACAGCAACTCTTAATTTTTTAAAGAAAATCCTCGGAATTGGGCTGTTCTCTATCTTTTGAGAAGCTGATGCTCTATTCAACCCACATTCTCCACGATAGTGCAGACACGCAAAAAAGCCCTCACAGAACGTGAGGGCTTGTATTCTCTATGGAGCGGGCGAAGGGAATCGAACCCTCGTATTCAGCTTGGGAAAACTATTATTTTAAAAATCACTATTTTAATAACATTTAAATAAAGATGCTATAGCCCTTGATATATCAAGGGCTATAGCTTATTGAGCAGTTACTTTACATTCCATTTATTTTCCAATATTTTATTATTTTATGCCTTATTTTTTATCATTTTTACCGCGATAAGGTGCAAATAAGGTGCAGCACCTCATTTACTATTTTAAATAAAACGATTATTCTATCCCATCCTTTTTTATCGTTATTTTAACTTTAATACAATCCGCATTGTAGTTATTCTCCACAACTTGGCAGATAACATTCTTATTTTTAACCAATAAGTAACTGATATCCTTAGATAAATATCTCGGCAGATAACCGAATAATTGATTACTTTGTGTTAATACTTGCACTGCATATTCATCATATTGATTATTAGGTTCCATTTTAAAAATTAAAATATCTCCTTTTAATACTCTTATCGCCTGACTACAATGTTCTAAATCACCTTTGCAACCTAAATGAAAACTTGTTCCCGCTATATATACGTCGCGCTTCTGCTCAGCATCATCTAGTATTGGATCAATAAATTCTAATTTATCAATAGGAAGTCTAGCCCCACTCTTCTTTAAAAGCTCATATGCATTATATTCTTGCAAATTATACTTTTTTAAAATTTTATCAATTCCTTTACGCTTAGGATCAGGCAGTCGACTAGCAAATACCGAAAATAAAGCTTCACTTTCATATATTTTATCTATATCAGGGAACTCAATTAAAGGTTCAAACCCAGCTAACATTGCTAATTTAATCTCATGTCCATATTGAAATCTATATTTTGCATTTTTTGATAATTCAGCAACAGTATATCTTCTTTTGCTTTCTTGCTCTTTCCAAATCAGATATAAATAATCACGACCATCTTTTAAAGACAATGCTAATCCTCCTCTCCTTTATCTAGTTGATACATTAGCTTGACCTTTTCTGCTAAAAATTTCTTTATTAGGATCTTTTTATTATTGTTTAATATATCTTTTGGATATTTACTTAAAATTTTATTTACCGTCGTTTCATTTATTTCTACTTTTATTAGCTCTACAAAACCCGCTATCTCTTTATTATAATTCTTCCATATATAAGATAATACTTCGTAATGTCTCGGAGTCCTTTTTGCTTTTTTATCCAATCGTAGAATAGACCTTGGGTTTGTATCCACTAAAGACTTATTATTCATAATACCATTTAAAATTTTATTAACAATCGCGGCTATTAATAAACTTGCTATTTACTAATAATCTATGTCCATAAAAACGCATCCTTTAAAACCACTACAATGACTATGCAACAACCCTTCCATTATTTAATTTTTGACACTTCATACAAAGCGGTACACCATGTTTACTTAGCGAATATTTATAAACCTTCTCCGTCAGTTTATCTTTACATTTTTTGCAGAGATATTCATTAGCTACAACATTATTCGTTGCGGCTTTATTTTTTGTCGATTTTACCCTATTCTCTTCATGTATTACATTAGATTCATCCGTATTACTATCTGCTTCTGGATCATCGCCGGTAGCAATGGCAAAACTCATCATATACGCATATTTAATTCCTGCTGTTTGTGCTTTCATTATTGCTTTATCTCCTGAATCTTGACCACTTCCAAGTCCTATAAAGCTAACAGTTTCCCCACTATCCCCATCTACCAGCATGACGTCTACTTTTACTGTGGCTAAATGCTCAATACTTCCTTTTACCGTTGTTACTTCATCCATTCTCAGTAATTCAGATAATACAACGGAACATAGATTCTGTTTTACTAAGGCTTGATTTATTTTTTCTAATACATCAGCACTTGTTGCATAGGAATAATTATGAAAGGTATTTCTGCCTTTCTTTTCTATATAGGACACTTCTTTCATGATTTCTACTAGTTTTTTTGCAATCTTTTGCATAATATAAGACCACCTCTACTTGCAAAGCTTGCATTCATCACATTTTCTACGGAAATATTGTCCATCATCATCTACATCAATACATTCTGTCTCTCCCCAGCATTTTTCATAGATTTGATAGGCTTCGGAACTAAATCCTTCTACGGTATCTGGTTCAATTATTTCACCTGCTAAATAAGTTTGCTTACCTGTATTTGCTCCTATATCTTCATCTGCCCATAGGTGATGAATTGTTATCGTCGGAAACATTGCAGATAGCTTCATCATTACAGGAAACGGTGCAGTCCATGCAGTATCAAAGTCTATTTCATTTTCGTTAATTTTCTCTGCTACCATTGCATTCCACTTGGTTCCCCACATTTTTCTAGACCAGTCATACCAATCTTTATATCCGTATTTTTCGACGTTTTTATATACTTGCTCACCTAAAGATAAATTTAAATAATAATTTTTTTGCAGATATTCTTCAAATCCTGTATCGGATAAATTTTCTTTATTTGCTTCACATTGATTAACGTACCTTTGATAAAGTCTTGTAAGATTATCTGACATTTTTTTAGATTTTAAATAAACGATATAATCATAAGATACTTCACTACTAGAGCCACTTTCTATATTTAAATTTTCGGGCATAGGGATAATAGTATTAAAATCAAAATCAGCTTCTTTCGTTTTTACTGTTTTAAATAGTTTTTCAATGGTTTGACTATCACCGGTAAAAGTTAAGATATTTTTCACATAGTTTGGCATTCTTTTTTCCTCCTAAATATAGAAAACTCCTGTAACTGATAATAGCTACAGGAGTTTAATTTTGTTTTAATTTTGTTTTTATTTTGCTTTAATTTACTTTTCCATATAAATCATCTACATAATAAAGGCAGGTAATCGGATTAAATATTGCTGTACAGGTTATTCCTTCATATTCAGCAATATATTTATTTCCGTCTACCTGCCTAATTAATGTTGCGACTGCAAAATCTCGTTTACTATGGATAAAGGCTCTTACTTTTTGATTTTCTTTCATCAGCCTACTTTCCTTTCTTTCGTTGGTAACTCATAGGATTGGTTTGAATCTAACAAGATTTTCTCTAAGTAGCTAAATTCAACAGCAATGCTGCCAACATATTCTGTATCTATTTTTTCAATATCCGTATGGGATAACATTGCATAAATGCTATCTGTTAATTCTTTTATTTGAGCGTAGCTTAATGTAAGTAATAATTCTGTATTTTTTGATTTATTGTTTAGCATAATGCCAATAGATTGCTTGTTTTGCATAAGTTTTGCCTGTACTTCACTATAGGTCATAACTACATTGATAGTGCAACACATAATAGATCCTCCTTTTGCTTTAAATTTAATTTTTTTTAATTATTTTAGGCAATAGAATCATCCCCTAATCTATATTGACGTTTATATTCGTCAAGTTCACTTATTTCAAAGATTCCATGACACCAATCTAAACAGGTACGTAAATCTTTAAAGTTTTCAACGAAACATTCTCCTTCGGTGTTGTCAATGCCAATAAACATGCCTTGATAACGGTAGTAAAAACATTGACGAGGAATAAATTTTCTTTGGATCCATCTTTGCATTAATTTTTGTGCTTTGTGGTGGCTGATTTTCATTATGTCCATCATATCTGCCATTACACTCTCTCCTTATCTTGCAATGAAATAGAAAAAGCAGATAGACTCTATATTCAGCCTATCTGCCTTTATGGAAATTTATTTTAAATTTAATTTTACTAAATCTTCTATATTATTTCTATCCCAAAATTCATTTTCCCAATAAGAGTATTGATCTTTACGCTTTTTTAAAATCCTAAAAGGTGTATCAGAATTATCGTATACATGACATATATCACAAACTTTTAACAACTCTGGCAGTAAATTCATGCACCGTTCATAACGTTTAATAATTTTATCTGTTGCTACATCATGCCCACCAGATGCTTTTCTTGATTTTACTCGTAATACATTAATATTATAATCTGCCGTTAAAACATAAATGCATCGAATGAAAAACCCTTGCTGTTTTGCTATCTTTAACATATCCAATTTTCTTTCTGTTGATAATACTGTTTCAAAAGTAAAGCTTTTACTTTCAGAAATAAATTGATATCTCATTTTATCCGCTAATTGTGCAGCTTCTAAATCCGTGCAATGGTTTGTTCTTTTTATATCATCTGCATTTACATAGGGCTCTATAATATTCGCCATTTTTGTTATTGTACTTTTTCCGCTACCATTTGGTCCTGCAAATACAATAATTTCAGGCTTTTTCAACATATTCTTTTCTCCCGTCAGGATATTCTAAATACGGTGCTTTTTTCGCAAAATCATATTTTGCGATTGGTAAACCTTTAATTTTTTTTATTTCATTTTCGATTCTAACCGCTTCTTGAAATCGCTTCGTCAATTCTTCATCCGAAAGACCACAAGTGGAATCTAATTCATTTTGCCGTATCATAATAATCCCCCTTTGTTATAAGTATATGTAAATATATTGATTTTTACAAGCTATTTCATGACTATCATATTTTATAAAAATTTCCCTTCCTCCTTATCTTGCAATAGAAAGTACATTTTTATTTTTCATCGGTGTGACGTTTTTCATGGAGTGAACTATATCATTATTAACTTTATGGTAATCTGCTGCTACCAATTGATTCTTTATCGGTAATGCAAGTAGTTCTCCGCCTAATCTTTCTAATTCTGTAGCACGGTTATAATCTTCTATATCTTGGCTAGATCTTGTGATTGCATTGATTAAACCAAATCTTGAGTTATCTCCTGCCATAATAAAATGTCTTAGTATACTGCCTCGTTCATTTTGATTGAGTATATATTTATCTGCTAATATTTCTACCGTTTTAATCGGATCATCACCTGTAGATTCTTGTTTTGTTTGACGAAGCTTATCTACAGATAACATAAATTTCGCTTCATCTACGGCACATCTTACGGTATCTTGGACTTTCATAAAGAAGGCTTTATCATCGGCTTCTAAGGTTTCATCTCGATAGATTTCATAGGCAAATTCTTCGCTTTCTACCTGCTTCCCTACATGGTATCTCTTTTGCGCATAATCTTTGACAATTAAGCCATTTTTACAAACTAAGCGGTAAATTAATGGCTCTACTTTTAAACTACCTAAGCCAACTTCGCTATTTGAAATAACAATCCCAGCTTGTACTACGTCGTTTACTGCAACTTCGGCTTTTAGCTTTTTGTTAATTACCTTGATATACATGTGAGTATCGGTAATATCTGCGGAAACGATTTCTCCCCCTTTCATTTCTTTAATAATCGGCAGTACTGCTTCGGCTAATTCTAGGTTATCTAATCTACGGTAACGGTCGGATAAAAAGGCTCTGATATTCGTATCTAAGGTACGAAGCATTCTGCGTTCACCATTTTTGTTAAACCAG
This genomic interval from Selenobaculum gibii contains the following:
- a CDS encoding isopeptide-forming domain-containing fimbrial protein; protein product: MDISGSIVFNINSQPSQLSGNQPIKNIPVALQVEGTKTVIGTFEGKGIVVKTDSSGKFKFTSVPQGKYRVVEAASYMGTISTSGDWGNAQKIIVTPADPAIATITSPPSEANRVNSLSPNTVYVSVAFSNVTNIQFVDAPAQDIELDLNHYVTIGDNLIKAGSNGSFGALANGTAVQTSQPTLNPPYNDFQTNFSYVRYQTGYPTDGQYSIANIITNTNFRTWFNVADHTTGDENGRMMIVNGSYPKQYIFTANVNVRPNTDYVFSTWVMNVDSRQGQVLPQLRVLVEGATALFDQLLNNDLGTTKIPTWKQVGAMFNSGDHKSLTVSFISEGGPANGNDYLIDDIRLYELEGTPVISIDKKVSKVVAEPGDVLTYTITFKNTSNQVLTNVEFKDQLPSYLTIEKNSLIVNNLQADERIIGSGVKIADVEANKSVTIKFRATINDNVENGTSIENTGALQYKFRDVEGNIRNITTVSNSVDTIVINSICTICPTGPTGATGATGATGATGTGATGATGATGATGATGATGATGATGATGATGATGATGATGATGATGATGIGATGATGATGATGATGATGATGATGATGVGATGATGATGATGATGATGASGATGATGATGATGASGATGATGATGASGATGASGATGASGATGATGATGATGATGATGATGASGATGASGATYNTPFSLGKTGIKRDNPRHHVLSSLMGIFSCG
- a CDS encoding HIRAN domain-containing protein, with amino-acid sequence MSLKDGRDYLYLIWKEQESKRRYTVAELSKNAKYRFQYGHEIKLAMLAGFEPLIEFPDIDKIYESEALFSVFASRLPDPKRKGIDKILKKYNLQEYNAYELLKKSGARLPIDKLEFIDPILDDAEQKRDVYIAGTSFHLGCKGDLEHCSQAIRVLKGDILIFKMEPNNQYDEYAVQVLTQSNQLFGYLPRYLSKDISYLLVKNKNVICQVVENNYNADCIKVKITIKKDGIE
- a CDS encoding NAD(P)/FAD-dependent oxidoreductase; translated protein: MYDICVIGAGVVGTNIARELAKYELKVCVIEKLGDVGCGCSKANSGIVHGGYSDEPGTIKAELCVKGNRMYEQMEKELNFGYRKTGSFVLAFNEEENEKLDEIYHKGIKNGVEGLEIIDGDKARQMEPHLSETVTKALYCENAGVTSPYEFVIALAENAIANGVEIKLNSEVTKIVQKEEYFEVEINQKEIIKSQYVINSAGIYSDAIAKMAGIDEYDIHASRGQYIILDKTQNNLANAVIFQVPTKLGKGILVTSTYHGNLLIGPNAEEINDKEDLSTDEDALIHIAELAKKSVPEISLKRALKSFAGNRPKSNKKDWVIEESRVKRFINLIGIDSPGLTSSPAIALKVVEILKVSGLNLLPKTEFRSYRAPIIKKKTADFKGSIDSKDPNLHIICRCESVTEAEIMDALHRGLPVNTLDGVARRTRAGFGPCQGAFCGPRVRKILARELNVEPDEIKGRVNRFEEIVTRVKRLDITKIH
- a CDS encoding DUF932 domain-containing protein; amino-acid sequence: MKQGKTLIELCKELERQRMARKDFIADTRSLMITTNDHGQSQLDVDLGNTNQIFNVNDLAHQQIASRLQIPLKYYQKMRLEYPSLLDENINSWFNKNGERRMLRTLDTNIRAFLSDRYRRLDNLELAEAVLPIIKEMKGGEIVSADITDTHMYIKVINKKLKAEVAVNDVVQAGIVISNSEVGLGSLKVEPLIYRLVCKNGLIVKDYAQKRYHVGKQVESEEFAYEIYRDETLEADDKAFFMKVQDTVRCAVDEAKFMLSVDKLRQTKQESTGDDPIKTVEILADKYILNQNERGSILRHFIMAGDNSRFGLINAITRSSQDIEDYNRATELERLGGELLALPIKNQLVAADYHKVNNDIVHSMKNVTPMKNKNVLSIAR
- a CDS encoding DUF1281 family ferredoxin-like fold protein, producing the protein MPNYVKNILTFTGDSQTIEKLFKTVKTKEADFDFNTIIPMPENLNIESGSSSEVSYDYIVYLKSKKMSDNLTRLYQRYVNQCEANKENLSDTGFEEYLQKNYYLNLSLGEQVYKNVEKYGYKDWYDWSRKMWGTKWNAMVAEKINENEIDFDTAWTAPFPVMMKLSAMFPTITIHHLWADEDIGANTGKQTYLAGEIIEPDTVEGFSSEAYQIYEKCWGETECIDVDDDGQYFRRKCDECKLCK
- a CDS encoding nitroreductase family protein, giving the protein MKCFQESVIHRRTNYALGKSIPVLPSQIIAVVERMTREVPSAFNMQSARVIVAMGKHHKKIWQITKETLKKIVSPESFSATETKIDGFSSAYGTVLFFEEMNIIKDMQEKFAAYADNFPVWAQQANGMLQFSIWTALDDIGIGVNLQHYNPLIDAEIKEYFTVPDSWKLIAQMPFGEIKQPPMPIEKISISERVKVFS
- a CDS encoding ERF family protein: MQKIAKKLVEIMKEVSYIEKKGRNTFHNYSYATSADVLEKINQALVKQNLCSVVLSELLRMDEVTTVKGSIEHLATVKVDVMLVDGDSGETVSFIGLGSGQDSGDKAIMKAQTAGIKYAYMMSFAIATGDDPEADSNTDESNVIHEENRVKSTKNKAATNNVVANEYLCKKCKDKLTEKVYKYSLSKHGVPLCMKCQKLNNGRVVA